CGGGGGTGGCCGCCGCCGCGTTCGGGTTCAGCAGGAAGCGCCACGCCGCAGGCCCCTGCTCTTGGCTCCCTAGCGTCTTGGTCACTTGGTTGAACCAGAAGGCGCCGGCCACGAAGCTTAGCGAGTCCGAGATATCGCCGGCGTAGCGAATTTCTTGCGACCATTGATATTGCTTCGACGGATTGGCGGACACCGTGGTGATCGGCAGCCCGAGGAAGTCGCGATCGTTCGAAGGATCCCAGAGCCATTGTCGCCAAGCCGAAATCGCCGTCAACGTGCCGGACCCGACATCCCAGTTGAACGTCAGCGATGCACCGCCGAGATCGGAATAGGAACGGTGGGGCGAGTCGAGATCGGTGACGCGATCGAACTCATTCGTGCTTGGCGGCGCGTAGCTAAAGAAGGCAGCTTGTGCGGCGTACTGTCGATTGGCGGGGCGCTGCGTCGGCGCGACGCCGGCAAACACCGAAGCATAGCCTTCGGGCCGCGCGACAGTGTTGTCGGCCGACAATGTGACATCAACATCTTCGGACACATTCCAAAGCACCGACGCCCGCCAGCCGATATTGCTGATGTCGTTGAGATCATCTTCGGTGGCGACATTGTATAGAACGCCATCGCGCTGCGTGCCCGAGAACGTGAAGCGCGCGGCAATATCTTCGCTCAACGGGCCGGAGACAGTGCCTCGCGCCTGCAAGAACCCATAATTGCCATAAGTGAGCTCAAGCTCGGCTTCCGGTGTAAAAGCCGGAGCGCGCGTGGTGACATTGATCGCGCCAGCTGTGGTGTTCTTGCCGTACAACGTTCCTTGCGGCCCGCGCAGCACTTCTATTTGCGAGACGTCGAGGAAGTCGAGTGTCGCCGCGGCCGGTCGAGCGTAATAGACGCCATCGACATAAAGCCCGACGCCCTGCTCAATCCCATCATTGGTGAGGCCAAGCGGTGCGCCGAGACCGCGAATGTTGATCGCCGAATTGCGTGGGTTGGTGGAATAGAACTGAACGGAAGGCACCACTTCACGAAGGCGCCCCGCATTGTAGAGGCCGGACTCGATCAGGAAATCTTCACGCAGCGCCGTGACGGGAATGGGCACATCCTGCAGATCCTCCTGCACGCGTCGCGCGGTCACGATGATCGCGTCGCCGCCTGCTCCTTCTGCAGCGTCTGTCGCGATGCGTGGTTCGTGTGGCTGCGCCGCCGCGGCGCCACATAAAGCGAGCCAACTCGCGCCTGCCGTCCACCAGACCTTCAAATTCATGATGCTTTCCCGTCCCCGTTCGGCCGCCCCGAACGCGGGGCGGCCGTGTGACCGAACGAGACGAGGGGTGGCCGCGCCCGGCATCCACGCCAGACAAATCCATTAACCCCACCGGATCAATCGAGATTGGCTAAACTGATTGTTTAGCTCATGGCGCGTCGCCTACGGGGCGGAACTAGAGCTACGCTTGCGAGCGCCGGCACGGACCGTCGTCGGGGGCGCTTTGGCCGCTTCGGCGAGGGTCGTACCTTCAAGGATGGCCGCGCTCGCATCGCGGACCTTGATCAGAGTTCGACGCACTGCGCAGGTCGGTTCATCTTTACAGTCTTCGCAGCGTTGATAAGCGGTTCGGCTGGTGCACGGAGTGAGCGCGACGGGGCCGTCAATTGCGCGCATTACGTCGGCAAACGTGATCAAATCGGCTGCGCGCGCCAAGGCGTAGCCGCCAGCCTTGCCGCGGTGGCTGACGACAAGCCCGTGCTTGCGCAATTCTAGCAGGATGTTCTCCAAGAACCTGCGCGGAATGTCCTGACGCTGGGCGATATCGCCAATGAAGCATGGACGTCTTGGCCCCGCCTCGCTCTGCGCGGCCAGATCGATCATCGCCCTCAACGCGTATTTCGCCTTGCTCGTCAGCATCTGCGGGGCCCGTACGCTGGACTTGACCAGCCAAGCTGCCGTAACCCGACCGCGCCTGTCGACTCAAGCGTCTTCGCGCTCGAAGACTGAAACTGGTGTAGCGGGGACAGGCAGACCGAATGGCTGGCGGAGAGGGAGGGATTCGAACCCTCGGTACGCTTGCACGTACTCCGGTTTTCGAGACCGGCCTATTCAGCCACTCTAGCACCTCTCCGGAGCGCCTCCCCTTTTGGGGAGAGCGGGGAATTAGTGCAAGTAGCCGGCCCAGGCAAGCGGACTGGCCGGCGAAGCGCTGAAATCAGGCGCAGGACACTGGCTGAACCGTGCGCCGAGGGGCCCGTCTTCCCGCGTCGCGCTTGACGCAGCCGCCCGGCGACTAGGAGATCGATGCATGACCCTGTCGTTTGACTTCTACTTCTCCTTCCGCAGCCCCTATTCGTACCTGGCCGCGCCAATGGTGGAGCGGTTGATAGCGCGTTACGACATCGCGCCGTGTATGCGCATCGTGCTGCCGATCGCAATCCGCATTCCGGGCTTCTTCAGCCGCGTCAATCCGCTCTGGCCGCCCTATTTGCTGCGCGACACGTTCCGCATATCGCAGATGCACGCCATTCCATATCGCTGGCCGCGGCCCGATCCGATCATCATGGACATTGGCAAAGGCGAAGTGGCCGCCGAACAACCCTACATTCATCGCGTGAGCCGGCTTGGTGTCGCAGCAGAGCGCCAAGGACGAGGTTTTGCGTTCGCGCGCGCCGCGTCGCATGCGATCTGGTCGGGTGAGATCGACAATTGGCACGAAGGCGATCACCTCGCCAACGCGATCACAACCGCTGGGCTCGATGCAAAGGCGCTGGAGCGCGAGATGCGTGACAGTGAAAGCGAGCTCGACGCGGAGATCACGCGCAACGAGGCGGCGCAGAAATCGGCTGGGCACTGGGGCGTACCGCTGTTCGTGTTCAACGATGAGCCGTTCTTCGGCCAAGACCGGCTCGATCATCTGATCTGGCGCATGCGCCAGAATGGTCTGACCGAGCGCAGCTAGGCGGGGGCTTACCCCCAATGCATCGCGAGCTTGTGGTGGCCGTGTGCGCGGGGCGATTCCAATTCGTCGATCACGCGTTCGCCCATCGCCATTGAGCCAAGCGTTCCGCCTAAATCGCGCGTGCGGGCGCCACGCGTGAGCGCTTCGGCCACCGCGATCTCCACGGCGTCCGCTTCACGTTGCAGATGAAGGCCGTAGCGGAGCAGCATCGCCGCCGACAGCACTGCGCCAATCGGATTGGCGATGTCGCGCCCCGCGATATCCGGTGCGGATCCGTGAACGGGCTCGAACAAGCCGGGGCCGCCCGCGCCAACCGATGCGGACGGCGCCAGACCCAGCGAACCGCCGAGCACCGAAAGCTCATCCGACAGGATGTCACCGAACATGTTCTCGGTGAGGATCACATCATAGGAGCGCGGTTGTCGCAACACGTGCATCGCCATCGAATCCACGAGCGCGTGCTCGAGCGTAACATCCGAAAATTCGTTCTTGTGAAGACGTGTCACGACCTGGCGCCACAGCCGGCCCGTCGCCATCACGTTGGCTTTGTCAACCGACGTCACCTTGTTGTGGCGCACGCGCGCCGCTTGAAACGCAGCGCGAGCGATGCGTTCGATCTCCGGCGCGGTGTAGAGGCAAAGGTCGCTCGCCTCGGTTTCGGTTTGCTTCTTTTCGCCGAAATATGATCCGCCCGTCAGTTCGCGAAAGACGACAAGATCGACGCCTTCGACGATCTCGCGCTTCAACGGCGAGTGGTCGGCGAGCACGTCGTGCACCAGAAGCGGACGTAAATTCGCGAACAGGCCAAGCTCCTTGCGCAAACCGAGAAGGCCCTCTTCCGGCCGGCGCGGGCCGCCCTCCCATTTCGGCCCGCCAACGGCGCCGAGCAGCACAGCATCTGATGCGCGGCACGCGTCCAGCGCTTCCGGTGGCAAGGGGTTGCCCGTCGCATCAATCGCCGCGCCGCCGATCAGATGCGATTGGAACGTGAATTCGTGATGAAATTTCTCCCCGACACTTTGAAGCACACGACGCGCCACAGCGGTGACCTCCGGCCCGACACCGTCGCCGGGCAGAAGGACAATATTGAACCGTTTCATACCGCGTGCTCCTGACGCTTTTCGTAGTCTTCAATGCTGGGAACGCGATCGACCAGCCAACCGAGCGGATCGACGCCCTCGATCAGACAGCGCCGCGCGAATGCCTCAACTTTGAACGCAGTCGGCGGATTGTTGCCAATGGTGAGTTCGTTTCTTTCAAGGTCGATCGATACACGTCCGCCAGGATCGGCCAGCAGACGTGCGTGGGTTTCGGCATCGACCGTGATTGGCAGCAGCCCATTCTTCAGTGCATTCGAGGTAAAGATGTCGGCGATCGTGGTTGAGATCACGGCACGGAAGCCGTAGTCAGCGAGCGCCCACGGCGCGTGTTCACGCGAGGAGCCGCAGCCGAAATTGTCGCCGGCGACCAGGATGCGATGCTCGCC
This window of the alpha proteobacterium U9-1i genome carries:
- a CDS encoding 3-isopropylmalate dehydrogenase; translation: MKRFNIVLLPGDGVGPEVTAVARRVLQSVGEKFHHEFTFQSHLIGGAAIDATGNPLPPEALDACRASDAVLLGAVGGPKWEGGPRRPEEGLLGLRKELGLFANLRPLLVHDVLADHSPLKREIVEGVDLVVFRELTGGSYFGEKKQTETEASDLCLYTAPEIERIARAAFQAARVRHNKVTSVDKANVMATGRLWRQVVTRLHKNEFSDVTLEHALVDSMAMHVLRQPRSYDVILTENMFGDILSDELSVLGGSLGLAPSASVGAGGPGLFEPVHGSAPDIAGRDIANPIGAVLSAAMLLRYGLHLQREADAVEIAVAEALTRGARTRDLGGTLGSMAMGERVIDELESPRAHGHHKLAMHWG
- a CDS encoding rrf2 family transcriptional regulator, which gives rise to MLTSKAKYALRAMIDLAAQSEAGPRRPCFIGDIAQRQDIPRRFLENILLELRKHGLVVSHRGKAGGYALARAADLITFADVMRAIDGPVALTPCTSRTAYQRCEDCKDEPTCAVRRTLIKVRDASAAILEGTTLAEAAKAPPTTVRAGARKRSSSSAP
- a CDS encoding 3-isopropylmalate dehydratase small subunit — protein: MREPFKQLTSRTFVLAQEAIDTDQIIPARFLTTTSREGLGAKAFYDWRFDANGEPRADEPLNTLDTGEHRILVAGDNFGCGSSREHAPWALADYGFRAVISTTIADIFTSNALKNGLLPITVDAETHARLLADPGGRVSIDLERNELTIGNNPPTAFKVEAFARRCLIEGVDPLGWLVDRVPSIEDYEKRQEHAV
- a CDS encoding hypothetical protein (FIG01005446); translated protein: MTLSFDFYFSFRSPYSYLAAPMVERLIARYDIAPCMRIVLPIAIRIPGFFSRVNPLWPPYLLRDTFRISQMHAIPYRWPRPDPIIMDIGKGEVAAEQPYIHRVSRLGVAAERQGRGFAFARAASHAIWSGEIDNWHEGDHLANAITTAGLDAKALEREMRDSESELDAEITRNEAAQKSAGHWGVPLFVFNDEPFFGQDRLDHLIWRMRQNGLTERS
- a CDS encoding outer membrane receptor proteins, mostly Fe transport — its product is MNLKVWWTAGASWLALCGAAAAQPHEPRIATDAAEGAGGDAIIVTARRVQEDLQDVPIPVTALREDFLIESGLYNAGRLREVVPSVQFYSTNPRNSAINIRGLGAPLGLTNDGIEQGVGLYVDGVYYARPAAATLDFLDVSQIEVLRGPQGTLYGKNTTAGAINVTTRAPAFTPEAELELTYGNYGFLQARGTVSGPLSEDIAARFTFSGTQRDGVLYNVATEDDLNDISNIGWRASVLWNVSEDVDVTLSADNTVARPEGYASVFAGVAPTQRPANRQYAAQAAFFSYAPPSTNEFDRVTDLDSPHRSYSDLGGASLTFNWDVGSGTLTAISAWRQWLWDPSNDRDFLGLPITTVSANPSKQYQWSQEIRYAGDISDSLSFVAGAFWFNQVTKTLGSQEQGPAAWRFLLNPNAAAATPGLLDGYGQRTEIRSDHTSAALFGQVEWSVTDNLRIIPGVRFNHDEKSGYYRANIYGGLQTSDPALIALQRSVLSPQSYQSTGDDENVSGQLTIAYELADTANLYATYSTSFKTFGLNNNGVPLDSGGNVAVQLATVLPEDTGHIEFGIKTRPLRGWTLNATAFETTINDFQVNVVNGQVGVIRGYLANADEVQVRGVEIDSAVRVSDDFSFYTNLAWTDGEFVSFTDAPPPLELSGGAIQVVDASGTRLPGLSEWAASVGGEFSQPGALLGRQGEYFLAADASYRSDFSSSATESDYLNIDSYSLLNARVGFRGENGWDVFVWGRNILDEDYFEILSAGGSSSGYYAGLPGDPRTYGVTLRTEF